A DNA window from Mobula hypostoma chromosome 3, sMobHyp1.1, whole genome shotgun sequence contains the following coding sequences:
- the LOC134343448 gene encoding uncharacterized protein LOC134343448 isoform X3, producing MISGDLRCKQSYIIFLAPCWGGKSPSLLFMVAEVLLESVIYTCTQTGVLYNGEFLLQEHTDWPFFKELTEGCAVVGCGLWQPLWMIQFLAGVTKNLECHEDRNFGTTVVAVRDLCTQTEQKMKCT from the exons ATGATCTCAGGAGATCTCAGGTGTAAACAGAGCTACATTATCTTCTTGGCACCCTGCTGGGGTGGGA AgtctccttctctccttttcatGGTGGCTGAGGTCCTGCTGGAATCCGTGATCTACACCTGCACTCAAACTGGGGTTCTATACAATGGTGAGTTCCTGCTTCAGGAGCACACTGACTGGCCGTTTTTCAAGGAGCTGACTGAAGGATGTGCAGTTGTGGGGTGTGGCCTCTGGCAGCCCCTGTGGATGATTCAATTCCTTGCCGGTGTCACCAAAAATTTGGAATGTCACGAAGATCGGAACTTTGGGACAACAGTTGTTGCTGTCAGAGACCTCTGTACTCAG ACAGAGCAGAAGATGAAGTGTACTTAG
- the LOC134343448 gene encoding uncharacterized protein LOC134343448 isoform X1: MISGDLRCKQSYIIFLAPCWGGKSPSLLFMVAEVLLESVIYTCTQTGVLYNGEFLLQEHTDWPFFKELTEGCAVVGCGLWQPLWMIQFLAGVTKNLECHEDRNFGTTVVAVRDLCTQGSFEDPDLELHAGFGSLWKWDPFSGFHDWLLFNMPRVWPENLDRVRKPKILGLWRWTDRGSVTWLETWVSSGRPENLSPWAQRPEVFVIFGHRAWGERECWMKC, translated from the exons ATGATCTCAGGAGATCTCAGGTGTAAACAGAGCTACATTATCTTCTTGGCACCCTGCTGGGGTGGGA AgtctccttctctccttttcatGGTGGCTGAGGTCCTGCTGGAATCCGTGATCTACACCTGCACTCAAACTGGGGTTCTATACAATGGTGAGTTCCTGCTTCAGGAGCACACTGACTGGCCGTTTTTCAAGGAGCTGACTGAAGGATGTGCAGTTGTGGGGTGTGGCCTCTGGCAGCCCCTGTGGATGATTCAATTCCTTGCCGGTGTCACCAAAAATTTGGAATGTCACGAAGATCGGAACTTTGGGACAACAGTTGTTGCTGTCAGAGACCTCTGTACTCAG ggttcttttgaagaccctgacctggagttacatgcaggcttcggttctttgtggaaatgggacccgttctcggggttccacgactggctgctattcaatatgccaagggtttggcctgagaatctcgatcgtgttcggaagcctaagatcttggggctctggagatggacggatcgagggtcggtgacATGGCTGGAGACTTGGGTGTCgtcggggaggccggaaaatctttcgccGTGGGCCCAAAGACCCGAGGTTTTTGtgatcttcggacacagagcttggggagagagagaatgctgGATGAAATGCTAA
- the LOC134343448 gene encoding uncharacterized protein LOC134343448 isoform X2 codes for MVAEVLLESVIYTCTQTGVLYNGEFLLQEHTDWPFFKELTEGCAVVGCGLWQPLWMIQFLAGVTKNLECHEDRNFGTTVVAVRDLCTQGSFEDPDLELHAGFGSLWKWDPFSGFHDWLLFNMPRVWPENLDRVRKPKILGLWRWTDRGSVTWLETWVSSGRPENLSPWAQRPEVFVIFGHRAWGERECWMKC; via the exons atGGTGGCTGAGGTCCTGCTGGAATCCGTGATCTACACCTGCACTCAAACTGGGGTTCTATACAATGGTGAGTTCCTGCTTCAGGAGCACACTGACTGGCCGTTTTTCAAGGAGCTGACTGAAGGATGTGCAGTTGTGGGGTGTGGCCTCTGGCAGCCCCTGTGGATGATTCAATTCCTTGCCGGTGTCACCAAAAATTTGGAATGTCACGAAGATCGGAACTTTGGGACAACAGTTGTTGCTGTCAGAGACCTCTGTACTCAG ggttcttttgaagaccctgacctggagttacatgcaggcttcggttctttgtggaaatgggacccgttctcggggttccacgactggctgctattcaatatgccaagggtttggcctgagaatctcgatcgtgttcggaagcctaagatcttggggctctggagatggacggatcgagggtcggtgacATGGCTGGAGACTTGGGTGTCgtcggggaggccggaaaatctttcgccGTGGGCCCAAAGACCCGAGGTTTTTGtgatcttcggacacagagcttggggagagagagaatgctgGATGAAATGCTAA